One genomic window of Solanum dulcamara chromosome 12, daSolDulc1.2, whole genome shotgun sequence includes the following:
- the LOC129875518 gene encoding wax ester synthase/diacylglycerol acyltransferase 11-like, with amino-acid sequence MESAMAEGLRSRSSSLKPIETKRKAIEEYDVVTVEDEPLSPTARLFHDSRFDLHALAVMGFENRLSPQLVKDKLVHTLLKHPRFTSLMVVDEENLEAMKWVQTKIDLDQHVIIVEVDETQLESPDKFVEDYIYNLSKTSLDKSKPLWEIHIVNVKTRDAESVAVFRIHHSLGDGTSLISLLLACTRQTCDDLKLPTIPTKKRRPTPSGYSEKEGLFKLLGAFWLFIRMLVNTTMDVFMFIITIIFLKDTITPISIEPDLESNKARRVVHRIISLDDLKFVKNAMNVTINDVALGLTQAGLSKYLNRRYGVGGKDKGATERNNNLPNDIRLRSCLVFNLRSSAGIEDLADMMENGSKGKRGWGNWFGYALLPFKIALRDDPLDYVKEAKTTVDRKKRSFEALFTLTIAELLINVFGIKVATTVTFRGFSNSTICFTNLVGPQEEIGFCGNPITYLAPSAYGQPSALMINFQSYINKMIIVVSVDENAIPDPQQLLDDFEESFNLIKDAVKNLK; translated from the exons atggagtCAGCTATGGCTGAAGGATTAAGAAGTAGATCATCAAGTCTAAAACCAATAGAAACAAAGAGGAAAGCCATCGAAGAGTACGATGTGGTGACTGTGGAAGACGAGCCGTTGAGTCCAACAGCTCGTCTTTTTCACGATTCGAGGTTTGATCTCCATGCCCTTGCCGTTATGGGTTTCGAAAATCGGCTCTCGCCACAGCTTGTGAAGGACAAGTTGGTGCATACTTTGCTTAAGCATCCTCGTTTTACTAGCTTGATG GTTGTTGATGAAGAAAATTTAGAAGCCATGAAATGGGTCCAAACAAAGATTGATTTGGACCAACATGTTATAATAGTTGAAGTGGATGAAACTCAGCTGGAATCACCAGACAAATTTGTAGAGGATTATATTTACAATCTTAGCAAAACAAGCCTCGACAAATCCAAGCCACTTTGGGAAATTCACATTGTCAATGTCAAAACTCGTGATGCTGAGTCTGTAGCCGTGTTTAGGATCCACCATTCTCTAGGCGATGGCACCTCCCTTATTTCTCTTCTACTTGCGTGTACTCGTCAAACTTGTGATGATCTCAAGCTTCCTACCATTCCAACCAAGAAAAGGAGACCTACCCCTTCAG GTTATTCAGAAAAGGAAGGGTTGTTCAAATTGTTGGGGGCCTTTTGGCTTTTCATCAGAATGCTTGTGAATACAACCATGGATGTTTTCATGTTCATCATCACAATCATCTTCCTCAAAGATACAATAACACCGATCAGTATTGAGCCTGATTTAGAATCTAATAAAGCTAGACGAGTCGTTCATCGGATAATTAGTCTAGATGATTTGAAGTTTGTgaaaaatgctatgaatgtt ACTATAAATGATGTTGCACTGGGATTAACACAAGCTGGTTTATCCAAATATCTCAACAGAAGATATG GTGTTGGTGGAAAAGACAAGGGAGCCACAGAGAGAAACAACAATCTTCCCAATGACATTCGACTTCGGTCCTGTCTTGTTTTTAACCTAAGATCCTCCGCAGGAATTGAA GATCTAGCCGATATGATGGAGAACGGAAGCAAAGGGAAGCGAGGTTGGGGAAATTGGTTCGGTTATGCGTTGTTACCGTTCAAGATTGCACTACGAGATGATCCTTTAGACTATGTGAAAGAAGCTAAAACGACAGTTGATCGCAAGAAGCGATCCTTTGAAGCTTTGTTCACTTTGACCATAGCCGAATTATTAATCAATGTTTTTGGCATCAAG GTAGCTACAACTGTGACTTTCAGAGGATTCTCAAATTCAACAATATGCTTCACCAATTTAGTTGGACCACAGGAAGAAATTGGGTTCTGTGGCAACCCCATTACTTATTTAGCTCCAAGTGCTTATGGGCAGCCAAGT gCCTTGATGATCAATTTCCAAAGCTATATTAATAAGATGATCATCGTCGTATCTGTTGATGAAAATGCTATTCCTGATCCACAACAATTGcttgatgattttgaagaaTCTTTTAATCTCATAAAGGATGCTGTCAAGAATCTGAAATGA